In Setaria viridis chromosome 5, Setaria_viridis_v4.0, whole genome shotgun sequence, the genomic stretch GCCACCCATTCCCTCACCTCAGTGTCAATGATGGATGCAGTCTCGCCACCATATGGCTTGCTCATTCCAAAACCATCCTCCCTTTGAGGGAAAGAAAGAAGCCCAACCTTTTCACTGAAACCGTATACTGCAACCTGGGCATAAGTCATCTTGGTGACTTTCTCCAGGTCATTTTGAGCCCCAGTAGAGATTTTCCCAATCAAAACCTGAAACATAGAACAGTTGCATCAGTTGCTAGATCACTTGAAAATTTGGTCATACAAAGATCTACCAAAATGTTGAGTACCTCCTCTGCAGCTCTACCACCTAGCGTCATGCATGTCATGTCAAAAAGCTGCTCTTTTGTCATCAAAAGATTCTCACTAGGGACATATTGAGCAAATCCTAAAGCAGCTGTGCCACGAGGAACAATTGTAACTTTAAGAAGCGGTTCTGCATGCTCCAAAAACCATCCAGCGACAGCATGACCAGATTCATGGTACGCAACAGTTTGGCGCTCCAGCTTGCTAATAACCTGCAAATAGCTCAACAAGATATAACTGCCACCAATAAATGGGAATATCTTAGCATATTTCCATGCACACCTTATTCGCCTTTCAGTTTGAATATTTTAACAAATGAATAGCATTTTTTTTCAGTGTGTTGTGCATTTAAGGGGACAAGGATGTGGATTATAACTTTTGTGCGTATCGGTTTAGCATAAGAAAAGTAGCAAAACAATATAATTCCAAAAGGTACCTTGTTTTTCTTCTCCAAGCCTCCAATAACCCTGTCAATAGCAGCTTCAAAATGCTGAATCGTTATCTGTGCATCCTCGCTCCTTGCGGCAATTAAAGCAGCCTCATTACAAACATTAGCAATATCAGCCCCAGCAAACCCAGGTGTCAAAGCTGCTAATCTTTGAGAATAAAATGATGGCTCCTTGTCCAGCTTAAGTTTTTTAAGGTAAATGCGAAATATTTGATCACGACCATTTATGTCTGGTTTATCGATGGCTATCTGACGATCAAATCTCCCTGGTCTGAGCAAAGCCTTATCTAGGATGTCAGGTCTGTTTGTACCAGCAAGAACAACAACTCCAGATGTTGTTCCAAATCCATCCATCTCTACAAGCAACTGGTTCAATGTGCTTTCACGCTCATCATTTCCCCCAGAGAATCCCCCACGACCCCTTGCACGACCAATTGCATCGATTTCATCAATGAATACAATACTAGGTGCACATTGTCGAGCTTCTTGAAATAAGTTCCGAACCCTGGATGGTCCAACACCAACAAACATCTCCATGAAGTCTGAACCGGAAACAGACAAGAAGGGCACATCAGACTCTCCTGCAGTAGCTTTAGCAAGGAGTGTTTTCCCTGTACCAGGGGGACCCACAAGAAGAGCACCCTTTGGTATTTTAGCTCCCAGTTCTTCATATTTCTTGGGATTTTTCAGGAAATGCACAAATTCCATTATTTCTTGTTTCGCTTCATCACAACCAGCTACATCCTTAAAGAACACCTGCAACATAATACAAATACAAGTATTACTAGAGACTAAGAGAAGCACCATATGTACATGATATTCTTCAACTTTGATGATGATGTGCCAAGCCATGACCCCTGAACAACTACAAACCTTATAGCACTATGAAAGCGCAAACTTTTCATTAAAAATGAGAAAATATCAAGCGTCAGATTCTTTTTTAATAGCCATGGAATGAACAGCAAACAAAAACTAACCTTGTTTTTTGAATTTTTGTCCATCTTTGTCACTTGAACTTTTCCAATACTAAAAATACCACGAGCTCCACCCCCAGGACCCCCAATACTAATACCACCTTTCATCCTTTTCCCCACCACATAAATTAATCCAACAAGCAAAGCTGTTGGGACAAACCTCATCAATTCCTGGAACCAATTAACTTCAGAAGTATAGGTTACTGGAACATAAACATGTGGATCTCTCCCCAATGCTTCCTGGGCCTCTTCTAACTTCTCTTCAAAGGAGTCTACGCTTCCAATGTTAAAGTAGTACTTGTACTTGCTAGGAGTCTCTCTACCAGGGAGATGACTGGTTGTGATATGGATATCACCGTCCTGGCCTTGGTTGCTTGAGGGTGAACTCCTAACATAAACTTTTGCAACTGATTTGTTTGAAACAACAATGTGATCAACTAACCCTGGTTCCAATAACTTGTTCTTGAATTCTTGGAAGCTTATCTGCAAAAGTTGAAGGAAATGATCCTGATAATGGTCTAATAAACTAGAGAAAGTGTGAGCTACACTAATGCAAAGAGGCAGGAAACCGCAGCTTATAGTAGTTTGATGAGATAAACTGATTAACAAGGAATAT encodes the following:
- the LOC117856071 gene encoding ATP-dependent zinc metalloprotease FTSH 3, mitochondrial, translated to MSLSSLSRALARSARSTRPPRQGSLLEGYAGLRAAPTPRPSMPGGDVGGLGFVRSYLTSALGSRAAAPTGQGKLGDWRFLLASSQFRRLFSDGSNKNYEKYHPKEKQEEPKGDGSDKSNPKKDSNSKFQWNFKEDVMKKFQELLAPLLFLGLVLATLPRGNSAQQISFQEFKNKLLEPGLVDHIVVSNKSVAKVYVRSSPSSNQGQDGDIHITTSHLPGRETPSKYKYYFNIGSVDSFEEKLEEAQEALGRDPHVYVPVTYTSEVNWFQELMRFVPTALLVGLIYVVGKRMKGGISIGGPGGGARGIFSIGKVQVTKMDKNSKNKVFFKDVAGCDEAKQEIMEFVHFLKNPKKYEELGAKIPKGALLVGPPGTGKTLLAKATAGESDVPFLSVSGSDFMEMFVGVGPSRVRNLFQEARQCAPSIVFIDEIDAIGRARGRGGFSGGNDERESTLNQLLVEMDGFGTTSGVVVLAGTNRPDILDKALLRPGRFDRQIAIDKPDINGRDQIFRIYLKKLKLDKEPSFYSQRLAALTPGFAGADIANVCNEAALIAARSEDAQITIQHFEAAIDRVIGGLEKKNKVISKLERQTVAYHESGHAVAGWFLEHAEPLLKVTIVPRGTAALGFAQYVPSENLLMTKEQLFDMTCMTLGGRAAEEVLIGKISTGAQNDLEKVTKMTYAQVAVYGFSEKVGLLSFPQREDGFGMSKPYGGETASIIDTEVREWVAKAYEKTLDLIKTHKEQVAQIAELLLEKEVLHQDDLVRVLGERPFKTAEPTNYDRFKQGFQVEESDKSAEVSDANPSSLGNVVPT